In a single window of the Etheostoma spectabile isolate EspeVRDwgs_2016 chromosome 3, UIUC_Espe_1.0, whole genome shotgun sequence genome:
- the tsku gene encoding tsukushi isoform X2 has protein sequence MKKKSIMELLLWLGLSLLTSVQSNAVKNCHHGCRCEVESFGLFDSFSLTRVDCRGLGPATTMPIPIPLDTAHLDLSSNAMGPLSDTMLAGPGYTTLVSLDLSSNLITKVTPNALSKLRYLESLDLSHNNLESLSPSCFSSLPLAEVDLSHNSFQEFNMDVFAPKINGQPVSVDLSHNKLVSVSTTLQVLHIQSLNLSANRMLSIPRLAGLPLRYLNLDGNPITQIKEGAFAQLKDLGYLSISGLHELQEIEPYSFKGLQNLQVLDLSNNPKLKTLNPVVFSGLDSLQELNLSGSGVVSLPNNMLTHLPSIKSITLGQSIYCWRTQKQGQFHRQLGQVQHNDVLNCNVEGIVL, from the exons atgaaaaaaaag AGCATAATGGAACTCCTTCTGTGGCTTGGACTGTCACTTCTGACCTCAGTCCAGTCCAACGCTGTCAAGAACTGCCACCATGGTTGTCGCTGTGAGGTGGAAAGCTTTGGCCTGTTTGACAGCTTCAGCCTGACCAGGGTGGACTGCCGAGGGTTGGGACCCGCCACCACCATGCCCATCCCCATCCCACTGGACACTGCCCACCTAGACCTGTCCTCCAACGCCATGGGCCCGCTCAGTGACACTATGTTAGCTGGTCCAGGCTACACCACCCTTGTAAGCTTGGACCTCAGCAGCAACCTTATAACAAAG GTAACACCCAATGCTTTATCCAAGCTGCGTTACCTGGAGTCTCTGGATCTGAGCCACAACAACCTGGAGAGCCTCTCCCCGAGCTGCTTCTCCAGCCTCCCTCTGGCTGAAGTTGACCTCAGCCACAACAGCTTCCAAGAGTTCAACATGGATGTGTTCGCCCCTAAAATTAATGGTCAACCTGTCAGCGTGGATCTGTCTCATAACAAGCTTGTTTCAGTCTCCACAACTTTGCAAGTGTTACACATTCAAAGCTTAAATTTGTCAGCAAACCGGATGTTGAGCATACCGAGGCTGGCAGGACTTCCTCTGCGGTACCTCAATCTGGATGGTAACCCCATCACACAGATCAAGGAGGGAGCTTTTGCTCAGCTGAAAGATCTGGGTTATTTATCCATCAGTGGCCTCCATGAACTTCAGGAGATCGAGCCGTACAGCTTTAAGGGCCTCCAGAACCTGCAAGTTCTGGATCTCTCAAACAACCCCAAGCTCAAGACTCTAAACCCTGTGGTTTTCAGCGGACTAGACTCCCTGCAAGAGCTGAATTTGTCTGGCTCTGGTGTAGTGTCCTTGCCAAATAACATGCTGACCCACCTGCCTAGTATTAAGAGTATTACACTGGGCCAAAGCATCTACTGCTGGAGGACCCAGAAACAGGGTCAGTTTCACCGGCAGCTGGGTCAGGTCCAACACAACGACGTGCTGAACTGTAATGTGGAGGGCATTGTGCTGTGA
- the tsku gene encoding tsukushi isoform X3 produces the protein MELLLWLGLSLLTSVQSNAVKNCHHGCRCEVESFGLFDSFSLTRVDCRGLGPATTMPIPIPLDTAHLDLSSNAMGPLSDTMLAGPGYTTLVSLDLSSNLITKVTPNALSKLRYLESLDLSHNNLESLSPSCFSSLPLAEVDLSHNSFQEFNMDVFAPKINGQPVSVDLSHNKLVSVSTTLQVLHIQSLNLSANRMLSIPRLAGLPLRYLNLDGNPITQIKEGAFAQLKDLGYLSISGLHELQEIEPYSFKGLQNLQVLDLSNNPKLKTLNPVVFSGLDSLQELNLSGSGVVSLPNNMLTHLPSIKSITLGQSIYCWRTQKQGQFHRQLGQVQHNDVLNCNVEGIVL, from the exons ATGGAACTCCTTCTGTGGCTTGGACTGTCACTTCTGACCTCAGTCCAGTCCAACGCTGTCAAGAACTGCCACCATGGTTGTCGCTGTGAGGTGGAAAGCTTTGGCCTGTTTGACAGCTTCAGCCTGACCAGGGTGGACTGCCGAGGGTTGGGACCCGCCACCACCATGCCCATCCCCATCCCACTGGACACTGCCCACCTAGACCTGTCCTCCAACGCCATGGGCCCGCTCAGTGACACTATGTTAGCTGGTCCAGGCTACACCACCCTTGTAAGCTTGGACCTCAGCAGCAACCTTATAACAAAG GTAACACCCAATGCTTTATCCAAGCTGCGTTACCTGGAGTCTCTGGATCTGAGCCACAACAACCTGGAGAGCCTCTCCCCGAGCTGCTTCTCCAGCCTCCCTCTGGCTGAAGTTGACCTCAGCCACAACAGCTTCCAAGAGTTCAACATGGATGTGTTCGCCCCTAAAATTAATGGTCAACCTGTCAGCGTGGATCTGTCTCATAACAAGCTTGTTTCAGTCTCCACAACTTTGCAAGTGTTACACATTCAAAGCTTAAATTTGTCAGCAAACCGGATGTTGAGCATACCGAGGCTGGCAGGACTTCCTCTGCGGTACCTCAATCTGGATGGTAACCCCATCACACAGATCAAGGAGGGAGCTTTTGCTCAGCTGAAAGATCTGGGTTATTTATCCATCAGTGGCCTCCATGAACTTCAGGAGATCGAGCCGTACAGCTTTAAGGGCCTCCAGAACCTGCAAGTTCTGGATCTCTCAAACAACCCCAAGCTCAAGACTCTAAACCCTGTGGTTTTCAGCGGACTAGACTCCCTGCAAGAGCTGAATTTGTCTGGCTCTGGTGTAGTGTCCTTGCCAAATAACATGCTGACCCACCTGCCTAGTATTAAGAGTATTACACTGGGCCAAAGCATCTACTGCTGGAGGACCCAGAAACAGGGTCAGTTTCACCGGCAGCTGGGTCAGGTCCAACACAACGACGTGCTGAACTGTAATGTGGAGGGCATTGTGCTGTGA
- the tsku gene encoding tsukushi isoform X1: protein MKGTKSIMELLLWLGLSLLTSVQSNAVKNCHHGCRCEVESFGLFDSFSLTRVDCRGLGPATTMPIPIPLDTAHLDLSSNAMGPLSDTMLAGPGYTTLVSLDLSSNLITKVTPNALSKLRYLESLDLSHNNLESLSPSCFSSLPLAEVDLSHNSFQEFNMDVFAPKINGQPVSVDLSHNKLVSVSTTLQVLHIQSLNLSANRMLSIPRLAGLPLRYLNLDGNPITQIKEGAFAQLKDLGYLSISGLHELQEIEPYSFKGLQNLQVLDLSNNPKLKTLNPVVFSGLDSLQELNLSGSGVVSLPNNMLTHLPSIKSITLGQSIYCWRTQKQGQFHRQLGQVQHNDVLNCNVEGIVL, encoded by the exons AGCATAATGGAACTCCTTCTGTGGCTTGGACTGTCACTTCTGACCTCAGTCCAGTCCAACGCTGTCAAGAACTGCCACCATGGTTGTCGCTGTGAGGTGGAAAGCTTTGGCCTGTTTGACAGCTTCAGCCTGACCAGGGTGGACTGCCGAGGGTTGGGACCCGCCACCACCATGCCCATCCCCATCCCACTGGACACTGCCCACCTAGACCTGTCCTCCAACGCCATGGGCCCGCTCAGTGACACTATGTTAGCTGGTCCAGGCTACACCACCCTTGTAAGCTTGGACCTCAGCAGCAACCTTATAACAAAG GTAACACCCAATGCTTTATCCAAGCTGCGTTACCTGGAGTCTCTGGATCTGAGCCACAACAACCTGGAGAGCCTCTCCCCGAGCTGCTTCTCCAGCCTCCCTCTGGCTGAAGTTGACCTCAGCCACAACAGCTTCCAAGAGTTCAACATGGATGTGTTCGCCCCTAAAATTAATGGTCAACCTGTCAGCGTGGATCTGTCTCATAACAAGCTTGTTTCAGTCTCCACAACTTTGCAAGTGTTACACATTCAAAGCTTAAATTTGTCAGCAAACCGGATGTTGAGCATACCGAGGCTGGCAGGACTTCCTCTGCGGTACCTCAATCTGGATGGTAACCCCATCACACAGATCAAGGAGGGAGCTTTTGCTCAGCTGAAAGATCTGGGTTATTTATCCATCAGTGGCCTCCATGAACTTCAGGAGATCGAGCCGTACAGCTTTAAGGGCCTCCAGAACCTGCAAGTTCTGGATCTCTCAAACAACCCCAAGCTCAAGACTCTAAACCCTGTGGTTTTCAGCGGACTAGACTCCCTGCAAGAGCTGAATTTGTCTGGCTCTGGTGTAGTGTCCTTGCCAAATAACATGCTGACCCACCTGCCTAGTATTAAGAGTATTACACTGGGCCAAAGCATCTACTGCTGGAGGACCCAGAAACAGGGTCAGTTTCACCGGCAGCTGGGTCAGGTCCAACACAACGACGTGCTGAACTGTAATGTGGAGGGCATTGTGCTGTGA